The Chitinophagales bacterium genomic sequence TACACGGCCGTCATTGATCAGGCCTTGCAGGAAGGTGGTATGATGTATCACCTCGTATGTTCCGCCCAGGGCTGGATATTCATTTTTGAAAACATTAAAACAGTGCGGACAGGCTGTAACTATCTTCTTGATGCCATACCCGTTGAGTGTTTGTATATTATTATAGGCCATCATCTGGAACAGGAACTCATTTCCTGCACGCCTGGCGGGGTCGCCTGTACACATTTCTTCTTTCCCTAGTATAGCAAACTTTACACCGACCTTATCCAGTATCTGTGCAAAAGCTTTGGTTATTTTCTGAGCTCTCTGGTCAAAGCTGCCTGCACATCCTACCCAAAACAATACTTCAGGCATTTCTCCATTCGCAGCATATTCAGCCATTGATTTTATCATAATCTTTTTTCTTTCTAAGGTTAATATTACGCCTGCATCATTTCTTCTGCCCATTTATCCCTGTCGTCAGGGCTGAACTTCCATGGGGCCATATTGGTCTCCACATTATTGAACATAAGGTTCCACTCTTCAGGGCTGTTGCTTTCTTCCATGATCAGGTACCTGCGCAACTGCATAATGATATTCAACGGGTCAATTGTTACAGGGCAGGCTTCAACACATGCCTGGCAGGTAGTACAGGCCCTCAGTTCTTCTACCGATATGTAGTCATGAACCAATGTCTTTCCGTCATCCTGAAACTCTTTATTCTTATTGATATTAGCGCCCACTTCTTCCAGCCTGTCGCGGGTGTCCATCATTATCTTACGCGGTGAAAGTGTTTTACCTGTCTGGTTGGCGGGGCACATAGCTGTACAACGTCCGCACTCAGTACAGGCATATGCATCCATCAGGTTCTTCCAACTCAGGTCCATTACGTCTTTTGCACCGAACCTTTGTGGTTCAGCAGGTGCAGCGTCTGTTGGTGCTTTGTCAGGCTCCATCATGTACAGCACTTCCTTCTGTATCTCCGGCATATTCTGTGCTTCACCCTGGTTTTTCAGGCGCATATAATATGCATTAGGGAAAGCTACTATAATATGGAAGTGCTTGGAATATGGGAGGTAATTCATGAAAGCCAGTACGCCGATAATATGCAGCCACCAGCCACCTCGTTCAATTCCCATAAGTGTTCCGTCAGATAGTCCCGAGAACAGTCCTGTAAACATACCCGTTATCCAGAACGTATCGGTAGCGGTGTAGTGCTCCACACCACGGCTTTGCAGTACAAGGTCTGCCGTATTCATAGATAGGAATAACGTCATAAGCACGATCTCTGTTATCAGTATCAGGTTAGCATCATTTTCAGGCCATCCTTTCAGCTCTGATTGCACAAGGCGGGGTACTTTTATGATGTTCCTGCGGAACAGGAATATAGCACAGCCTAACAATACCAGTACTGCCAGTATCTCGAAACAACCTATTAAAACTGAATATAAGCTGCCCAGCAGGGGAGCGAACAAACGGTGGTGACCTGTGACACCATCAAGGATTATCTCCA encodes the following:
- a CDS encoding (Fe-S)-binding protein, with the translated sequence MMIKSMAEYAANGEMPEVLFWVGCAGSFDQRAQKITKAFAQILDKVGVKFAILGKEEMCTGDPARRAGNEFLFQMMAYNNIQTLNGYGIKKIVTACPHCFNVFKNEYPALGGTYEVIHHTTFLQGLINDGRVRLKEGGSFKGKKITYHDSCYLGRGNNIYEAPREVLQALDVELVEMKRCRTNGLCCGAGGAQMFKEEEKGTTRINFERAEEAIDTGANIIAANCPFCTTMLGDGLKNKEKEDDIQVMDIAEMVAQSLAE
- a CDS encoding (Fe-S)-binding protein; protein product: MQLVQQILFILISGVSIYLFAKKVGEIRRNILLGRKEDLTDNPGQRWKNMTLLALGQKKMFKRPIPAMLHLFVYAGFIIINAEILEIILDGVTGHHRLFAPLLGSLYSVLIGCFEILAVLVLLGCAIFLFRRNIIKVPRLVQSELKGWPENDANLILITEIVLMTLFLSMNTADLVLQSRGVEHYTATDTFWITGMFTGLFSGLSDGTLMGIERGGWWLHIIGVLAFMNYLPYSKHFHIIVAFPNAYYMRLKNQGEAQNMPEIQKEVLYMMEPDKAPTDAAPAEPQRFGAKDVMDLSWKNLMDAYACTECGRCTAMCPANQTGKTLSPRKIMMDTRDRLEEVGANINKNKEFQDDGKTLVHDYISVEELRACTTCQACVEACPVTIDPLNIIMQLRRYLIMEESNSPEEWNLMFNNVETNMAPWKFSPDDRDKWAEEMMQA